In Burkholderia sp. WP9, a genomic segment contains:
- the istB gene encoding IS21-like element helper ATPase IstB, translating into MLNHPTIDKLHALRLNGMAAALAQQQNNPDIEALGFEERLGLLVEREASERESRQTSSRLRRAKLKFSDAVAEDIDYRTPRGLDRALMGRLLTGEWIREKHNTLIIGATGLGKTWLGCALANQACRLGYTVAYLKMPRLTEELAIAHGSGRYARALAQWAKTDVLLMDDFAMAPMPDSARRDLLEILDDRHGRRSTIATSQIPVENWHGALGDPTLADAILDRLVHNTYRINMKGESMRKLKISLTENLQAE; encoded by the coding sequence ATGCTCAACCATCCAACGATCGACAAGCTTCACGCGCTGAGGCTGAACGGCATGGCAGCCGCCTTGGCGCAACAGCAGAATAACCCCGATATCGAAGCGCTGGGTTTCGAAGAGCGCTTGGGCTTGCTTGTGGAGCGCGAAGCAAGCGAGCGCGAATCTAGGCAAACCTCATCGCGCCTTCGGCGTGCCAAGCTGAAGTTCTCCGATGCCGTGGCCGAAGACATCGACTACCGCACCCCGCGCGGGCTCGATCGCGCACTCATGGGCCGCTTGCTGACCGGCGAATGGATTCGGGAGAAGCACAACACGCTGATTATCGGCGCGACCGGCCTCGGTAAGACCTGGCTCGGATGCGCGCTTGCCAATCAGGCATGCCGCTTAGGCTACACGGTGGCCTATCTCAAGATGCCGCGACTCACAGAGGAACTCGCTATTGCGCACGGCAGCGGCCGATACGCGCGAGCGCTCGCGCAGTGGGCCAAAACGGACGTACTGTTGATGGATGACTTCGCGATGGCACCAATGCCTGACAGCGCCCGGCGCGACCTGCTCGAAATACTTGATGACCGCCACGGTCGCCGTTCAACCATCGCGACGAGTCAAATTCCTGTCGAAAACTGGCATGGCGCGCTTGGTGATCCGACACTTGCCGACGCCATTCTCGACCGGCTTGTTCACAACACGTATCGGATCAACATGAAGGGCGAATCGATGCGAAAACTAAAAATTAGTTTGACCGAAAACCTGCAGGCAGAGTAA
- a CDS encoding NYN domain-containing protein produces MGASLPPVESRVAVLVDCDNTRPEILDYALRVVAQFGRVVLRRGYGNHSTLTKTWQEALVRQAFTPCLQFQYASGKNTADIALALDALEAMFDDRADKFCLVTSDSDCVFRGSWTRVSREGGQVFRAKLDSRSAATQGFSVFTLPAGFRSN; encoded by the coding sequence ATGGGCGCGTCATTACCTCCTGTTGAATCTCGCGTCGCGGTGCTTGTGGATTGCGACAATACCCGGCCAGAGATTTTGGATTACGCCTTGAGGGTGGTTGCCCAGTTCGGACGAGTGGTCCTTCGTCGTGGCTATGGCAATCACAGCACGCTCACCAAGACTTGGCAGGAGGCGCTGGTTCGGCAGGCATTCACTCCCTGTCTGCAATTCCAGTACGCGTCTGGCAAAAACACCGCTGACATCGCCCTCGCGCTCGACGCCCTCGAAGCCATGTTCGACGATCGTGCAGACAAGTTTTGCCTGGTGACCAGCGATTCCGACTGCGTATTTCGGGGAAGCTGGACACGCGTTTCGCGTGAAGGCGGACAGGTGTTTCGCGCGAAGCTGGACAGTCGGAGCGCAGCGACGCAGGGGTTTTCTGTTTTTACTCTGCCTGCAGGTTTTCGGTCAAACTAA
- a CDS encoding M23 family metallopeptidase — MNRNYLVFAVSLLFAACGGGIDNSNTGSTTSPPPGNSTPTSTDTAQATIPASGGSVTLPRVATITFPNGSFNNNQSVTLAKTSEQSTADTFTDSASVFGVSQRIPYEIRLNTGASVPADGVEVTITVPSDFLSKVQSNEVVEVFVQVPQAGADNENLDVFTLVPSTFDATKGTVTVTLPPAVFSNQRRQDGNYELVVTLASVPATSREPLNTTNAQQSVKAQGTAQPDCPIAIGPPLIRPLEITSNFAPVRPQPVTGQPRPHEGTDFRAADGDSVIAVADGLVSSVRKSPSYGNVIEIKIASSGDPTNYGAIVRYAHLKDDSTLVQVGTLVKKGDLIAAADTTGKDLTGPHLHFEYVPNGKNFGTHQQIDPTTCIGKVSGSIQVGDNGSAADDAFLVVLDSLTLGTTTIGASNNFAVSSLNPGNHSLTVTAVTAPDNDGTLGITLSDGLTFQNGLSQVSADLTQGQTVTYTIVVPQPGPSNPNIAQKRPFLRRQDVK; from the coding sequence ATGAACCGAAACTACCTCGTGTTTGCAGTTTCGTTGCTCTTCGCAGCCTGCGGAGGTGGAATAGATAATTCAAACACTGGATCAACAACGTCGCCGCCGCCGGGGAATTCAACGCCCACTTCGACAGATACTGCGCAAGCGACGATCCCAGCAAGTGGAGGCTCGGTCACGCTCCCACGCGTAGCGACGATAACTTTTCCCAACGGAAGCTTCAACAACAACCAATCAGTGACGCTCGCGAAAACATCGGAACAGAGCACCGCCGACACGTTCACAGATTCCGCCAGTGTATTCGGCGTGTCGCAGCGCATCCCCTATGAGATCAGGCTGAACACAGGCGCCTCGGTTCCGGCCGATGGTGTTGAGGTCACGATAACTGTGCCCTCTGACTTTTTGTCGAAGGTGCAATCAAACGAAGTAGTGGAGGTCTTCGTCCAAGTGCCCCAAGCAGGCGCGGACAACGAGAATTTAGACGTCTTCACTTTGGTGCCGTCTACTTTCGACGCTACGAAAGGTACCGTAACAGTGACTCTTCCGCCCGCCGTTTTTTCGAATCAGCGCCGCCAAGACGGAAACTATGAACTGGTCGTGACGTTGGCTTCGGTGCCGGCTACATCTCGCGAACCGTTGAATACCACGAACGCTCAGCAAAGTGTCAAGGCGCAAGGTACGGCCCAGCCGGATTGCCCTATCGCGATCGGGCCTCCCCTCATCCGGCCGCTAGAAATCACCAGCAATTTCGCTCCTGTAAGGCCGCAGCCAGTGACAGGGCAGCCGCGACCGCACGAGGGCACAGATTTCCGCGCCGCAGACGGCGATTCAGTGATAGCTGTGGCAGACGGGCTTGTGTCAAGCGTCCGGAAAAGCCCGTCTTACGGAAACGTGATCGAAATCAAGATCGCGTCGTCCGGTGACCCAACCAATTACGGTGCGATCGTCCGATACGCGCATCTCAAGGATGACAGCACACTCGTTCAAGTGGGCACTTTGGTAAAAAAGGGGGACCTCATTGCCGCGGCAGATACGACTGGAAAGGATCTGACGGGCCCCCATCTCCATTTCGAATACGTGCCCAATGGCAAAAACTTCGGAACACATCAGCAGATTGACCCCACGACGTGTATAGGAAAGGTCTCGGGGAGTATTCAAGTCGGCGATAACGGCAGTGCTGCAGACGACGCGTTTCTAGTGGTGTTGGACTCGCTGACTCTGGGAACGACCACAATCGGTGCAAGCAACAACTTTGCGGTAAGCAGCCTGAACCCGGGCAACCATTCGCTTACGGTTACTGCAGTTACTGCGCCGGATAATGATGGAACGCTCGGAATCACGCTAAGCGATGGACTGACGTTTCAGAACGGGCTATCTCAGGTATCCGCCGATCTGACCCAAGGTCAGACTGTGACCTACACGATAGTTGTGCCTCAGCCGGGACCTTCGAATCCAAACATCGCTCAGAAACGTCCCTTCTTGAGACGTCAAGACGTTAAGTGA
- a CDS encoding phage capsid protein, producing the protein MLKGLSITPPVVGRISIGRVVEKNGKRLPEKDDQFTITTQVQNRDGWLLHPLNEELRKLTPGKLRSIPVRFLFNDPDLNLRAEYSCFDRNNGRPVCVGNGATCRRVGNAGIEELPCPSPDGCTFGQGGACKPYGRLNVLIGDEDEMGSFIFRTTSYNSIRTLAARLHYFSAVSGNLLSCLPLELKLRGKSTTQSYRSAIYYVDIGVRSGGSLEEAIVQARELDARRRAAGFDQMALDAAARAGFANGAFEDSDEDAAAVVDEFFPAESGDGGSHGSGHGETNPEVTPSLKDRLAQCAALLGGEAA; encoded by the coding sequence ATGCTGAAAGGCCTGAGCATTACCCCGCCCGTCGTCGGACGGATTTCGATCGGCCGCGTGGTCGAGAAGAACGGGAAGCGTCTGCCCGAAAAAGACGATCAATTCACCATCACCACGCAGGTGCAGAACCGCGACGGCTGGCTGCTCCATCCACTCAACGAGGAACTGCGCAAGCTGACCCCTGGCAAGCTGCGCTCGATTCCGGTCCGCTTCCTGTTCAATGATCCGGATTTGAATCTCCGCGCCGAGTATTCGTGCTTCGACCGCAACAATGGACGCCCCGTCTGTGTCGGCAACGGCGCGACTTGCCGCCGTGTGGGTAACGCCGGTATCGAAGAACTGCCGTGCCCGTCGCCCGATGGCTGCACCTTTGGTCAGGGTGGTGCCTGCAAGCCCTACGGGCGGTTGAATGTCTTGATCGGCGACGAAGACGAGATGGGCTCGTTCATCTTCCGCACGACTTCGTATAACTCGATCCGGACGCTCGCCGCTAGGCTGCACTATTTCAGTGCAGTATCTGGCAACCTCCTCTCCTGCCTGCCGCTCGAACTGAAGCTGCGCGGTAAAAGCACCACGCAGAGCTACCGATCAGCTATCTACTACGTCGATATCGGCGTGCGGTCCGGCGGTTCGCTCGAAGAAGCCATCGTGCAGGCGCGTGAGCTGGATGCGCGTCGTCGGGCAGCCGGCTTCGACCAGATGGCGCTCGATGCCGCGGCGCGTGCCGGGTTCGCCAACGGTGCGTTCGAAGACAGTGACGAAGATGCCGCGGCGGTCGTGGACGAGTTCTTCCCGGCTGAGTCGGGTGACGGTGGAAGTCACGGCAGCGGTCACGGCGAAACCAACCCCGAAGTCACGCCCAGTCTGAAAGACCGTCTGGCTCAGTGTGCCGCGTTACTCGGTGGGGAAGCGGCATGA
- a CDS encoding lambda-exonuclease family protein, which produces MSLPEPAGRGQNRPALRLVETKDLSREDWLEVRKSGIGGSDAAAAVGLNPYMSPLELWLSKTGRDTTLPRPDPNDTAEPVYWGTLLEPIVAASYTKQTGNKVRRVNAVLQHPTIPFMLANVDREVVGNRDVHLLECKTAGEFGARLWRGGVPEYVQLQVQHQLAVTGKQAADVAVLLCGQRLEVHHVERDDGLIARLIELEAAFWRFVETDTPPPADGSDSADCALRCLYPGAGGTVDFTGDRALSAAFADLVAVRAELDARQQVEAELKQSIQQAMGEADRAMFETGEVSFKRSKDSAGVDLKRLLADRPHLASQYAITKPGSRRFLVST; this is translated from the coding sequence ATGTCACTACCTGAACCGGCCGGACGCGGCCAGAATCGCCCTGCCCTGCGCCTCGTGGAGACGAAGGATCTATCTCGCGAGGACTGGCTGGAGGTACGGAAATCCGGGATCGGCGGCTCGGATGCGGCCGCTGCCGTGGGCCTGAATCCGTACATGAGCCCGCTCGAACTGTGGCTGAGCAAAACCGGGCGCGATACGACTTTGCCTCGCCCTGATCCGAACGATACGGCAGAGCCCGTGTACTGGGGCACCCTGCTGGAGCCGATCGTTGCGGCGTCGTACACGAAGCAGACCGGCAACAAGGTTCGGCGGGTCAATGCCGTGCTCCAGCACCCGACGATCCCGTTCATGCTCGCAAACGTCGATCGCGAGGTCGTGGGCAATCGCGATGTCCATCTGCTCGAATGCAAGACGGCGGGCGAATTTGGTGCGCGCCTTTGGCGCGGTGGCGTACCGGAATACGTTCAGCTTCAGGTGCAGCATCAACTGGCCGTGACAGGAAAGCAGGCTGCCGATGTGGCGGTGTTGCTTTGCGGGCAGCGATTGGAGGTGCATCACGTCGAGCGCGACGACGGGCTCATTGCCCGTCTGATCGAACTCGAGGCCGCGTTCTGGCGTTTCGTGGAAACCGATACGCCGCCCCCGGCGGATGGATCAGATTCGGCGGATTGTGCGCTGCGCTGTTTGTATCCGGGGGCGGGCGGCACGGTCGATTTCACCGGCGACCGAGCCCTGTCAGCAGCATTTGCCGATCTGGTGGCGGTACGAGCGGAGCTCGATGCTCGCCAGCAGGTCGAGGCCGAGCTGAAGCAGTCGATTCAACAGGCAATGGGTGAGGCTGACCGGGCGATGTTCGAGACCGGCGAGGTTTCGTTCAAGCGCAGCAAGGACAGCGCTGGCGTCGATCTGAAACGACTGCTTGCCGATCGCCCCCATCTTGCCTCGCAGTACGCCATCACGAAACCGGGTTCTCGCCGGTTTCTCGTCTCGACCTGA
- a CDS encoding DUF932 domain-containing protein has translation MHLIHSMAYTGQQPWHGLGNQLSPKQPIEVWAREAGMNWTIESADVRFVSGSAGANLGSIHCFPEQKVLYRSDSKLPLSVVSARYQVVQPREILEFYRDLTEVGGFELETAGVLKDGKKLWALARTGHSVSLKGRDEVNGYLLLATACDGTLATTAQFTSVRVVCNNTLQIALGESAGAVKVPHRSQFDAQAVKRQLGIAISSWDGFIARMKALADCKVNDAAVETFLRRVLTYPTSGADTEIATNDRAVKAVQALYAGRGKGATLPSAASTAWGVVNSITEFVDHHRRARSDDHRRDAAWFGAGAALKQKAWDEAMKLVA, from the coding sequence ATGCACCTCATCCACTCAATGGCGTATACAGGCCAGCAACCATGGCACGGCCTCGGCAATCAGCTTTCCCCGAAACAGCCAATCGAAGTGTGGGCACGCGAAGCCGGAATGAACTGGACCATCGAATCGGCCGACGTGCGATTCGTGTCCGGCAGTGCTGGCGCCAATCTCGGCTCTATCCACTGCTTTCCCGAACAGAAGGTGCTGTACCGGAGCGATAGCAAGCTGCCCCTGAGTGTCGTGTCGGCGCGATATCAGGTCGTCCAGCCCCGCGAGATTCTGGAATTTTATCGCGACCTGACCGAGGTCGGCGGCTTCGAGCTGGAGACCGCCGGCGTCCTGAAAGATGGCAAGAAGCTCTGGGCACTCGCTCGCACGGGCCACTCCGTCTCGCTCAAGGGTCGCGACGAGGTAAACGGCTACCTGCTGCTGGCAACCGCCTGCGATGGCACGCTCGCGACCACCGCGCAATTCACGTCGGTACGCGTGGTCTGCAATAACACCTTGCAAATTGCACTCGGCGAAAGCGCCGGTGCCGTCAAGGTGCCCCACCGCAGCCAGTTCGATGCGCAAGCCGTCAAACGCCAGCTCGGCATCGCGATTTCCTCGTGGGACGGGTTCATCGCTCGCATGAAGGCGCTGGCTGACTGCAAGGTGAACGATGCTGCCGTCGAAACGTTCCTACGCCGCGTGCTCACCTATCCGACAAGCGGGGCCGACACCGAGATCGCAACCAACGACCGTGCCGTCAAAGCGGTTCAAGCCCTGTACGCCGGTCGCGGCAAGGGGGCTACGTTGCCCTCGGCGGCCAGCACCGCGTGGGGAGTCGTCAATTCGATCACCGAATTCGTCGATCACCATCGTCGCGCACGCAGCGACGATCACCGGCGCGATGCCGCGTGGTTCGGTGCGGGCGCCGCGCTCAAGCAAAAAGCGTGGGACGAAGCAATGAAGCTCGTTGCCTGA
- a CDS encoding SNF2-related protein — MTTSHKFTKHQSSFFAHRITLEGIGDDALAQSLSTARVDMNPHQVDAALFALASPLSKGVVLADEVGLGKTIEASLVIAQRWAERKRKILLIVPASLRKQWSQELIEKFSLPSTIIESRSYNLAKRNGNPRPFNVADSILVTSYEFAATKAEDVQRESWDLVVYDEAHRLRNVYKQGTGLRAKRLRDATADCFKILLTATPLQNSLMELYGLVSVIDEHFFGDEKSFRAAYVGASSTRNSFLFLRKRLEAVCKRTLRRQVQQAGLIKYTARSPLTLSFEPSDDEAELYAGVSAYLQRPGTVGFGDRPNALVTLVVRKILGSSTFAVSETLAKIIERLRDKQRPTIENFVDYDTIDETAEEFEDDGVEEDDIDPVKLAAEIAELEGYRALALAIGENAKGGKLVSALPGAFDTIESKGGQRKAVIFTESVRTQRYLADLLTANGYGEEIVLLNGQNNDASSGALYRDWLARHKDSDAISGAKSADMKAAIVEAFRDHKSILIATESGAEGINLQFCSLLFNFDLPWNPQRVEQRIGRCHRYGQKIDVTVVNFLNLKNKAEQRVFELLDQKFRLFDGVFGASDEVLGAIERGVDIEKRILEIVQAARNEDEINTAFDQLQTDLQAQISEQVLDARKRLLENVDEKVIRQLKSRDEEIRKHLSDFDRDLLRIARAELPEAEFHADDERRFDYQGHTYTTEWPLADERCWQFFRLTEGTLAQKVIADAKGRQFDGTNHLRFDLSAYPGRLADVEPLRGSKGWLRVAKLRVNTAALVRDYLVLSTTADEGDAPHPETMERLLSVPAHDAGPATAAPMTDLDTIENARRADLLALAEAENDAWLEEESEKLDAYADDLERAFEAEVKAIDIEIKAAKKALRGSNLAMSEKLAEKRRISAQEAKRDKMKAAFFDRKAEIRAEVESMLDRIQENLKLSPELTPLFTVRWEVA, encoded by the coding sequence ATGACTACATCCCACAAATTCACGAAGCATCAAAGCAGCTTTTTTGCGCACCGTATTACGCTCGAAGGTATAGGGGACGACGCGCTCGCGCAATCCCTCTCAACTGCACGCGTCGACATGAATCCGCATCAGGTCGATGCTGCCCTGTTCGCGCTCGCATCTCCATTGTCCAAAGGGGTCGTCCTGGCCGACGAAGTCGGTCTCGGGAAAACCATCGAGGCGAGTCTTGTTATTGCGCAAAGATGGGCCGAGCGCAAACGCAAAATACTTCTAATTGTCCCGGCATCGTTGCGGAAGCAATGGAGTCAGGAGCTGATCGAGAAATTCTCGCTGCCTTCGACGATCATCGAGAGCAGGAGCTACAACTTGGCTAAAAGGAACGGGAACCCCCGCCCTTTCAATGTTGCCGACAGCATCCTCGTCACCTCCTATGAGTTTGCCGCCACGAAAGCGGAAGATGTCCAGCGGGAATCGTGGGACCTCGTCGTCTATGACGAAGCGCATCGGCTTCGGAACGTCTACAAGCAGGGAACTGGCTTGCGTGCCAAGCGACTGCGTGACGCGACCGCCGATTGTTTCAAGATCCTACTTACAGCCACGCCGCTGCAGAACTCCCTGATGGAGCTCTACGGCCTCGTCTCCGTGATCGATGAGCATTTCTTTGGCGATGAAAAAAGCTTCCGTGCCGCGTATGTCGGCGCTTCGTCTACGAGGAATTCATTCCTGTTCCTGCGGAAGCGCCTCGAGGCCGTCTGCAAACGGACGCTGCGTCGGCAGGTGCAGCAGGCCGGTCTCATCAAATACACGGCACGCAGTCCGCTGACCTTGTCTTTCGAGCCGTCTGACGATGAAGCAGAGCTGTATGCTGGCGTATCGGCTTATCTGCAACGGCCTGGTACCGTCGGTTTCGGCGACAGGCCGAACGCGCTTGTCACCCTAGTCGTACGCAAGATCCTCGGATCTTCGACGTTTGCGGTTTCCGAGACCCTGGCCAAGATCATCGAGCGGCTTCGTGACAAGCAGCGGCCAACGATTGAGAACTTTGTCGATTACGACACGATCGACGAAACGGCGGAAGAATTCGAGGACGACGGAGTTGAGGAAGACGATATCGACCCTGTCAAGCTCGCGGCCGAGATCGCCGAACTCGAGGGATACCGTGCCCTGGCCCTGGCCATCGGGGAGAACGCGAAGGGCGGCAAGCTTGTCAGTGCCCTTCCCGGAGCATTCGATACGATCGAGTCGAAGGGCGGCCAGCGGAAAGCGGTGATTTTCACCGAATCTGTCCGGACGCAGCGCTATCTAGCTGATCTGCTCACGGCCAACGGCTATGGCGAGGAGATCGTTCTTCTCAACGGCCAGAACAACGATGCCTCCAGCGGGGCGCTTTACCGCGACTGGTTGGCCCGTCATAAAGACTCGGACGCTATTTCGGGGGCGAAGAGCGCCGACATGAAGGCCGCGATTGTTGAGGCATTTCGTGACCACAAATCTATCCTGATCGCGACGGAATCTGGAGCGGAAGGCATCAACCTGCAATTTTGCTCTCTGCTCTTCAACTTCGATCTGCCCTGGAACCCGCAGCGTGTCGAGCAGCGCATCGGTCGCTGCCACCGTTATGGCCAGAAGATCGACGTGACCGTGGTCAACTTCCTCAACCTGAAGAACAAGGCCGAACAGCGCGTCTTCGAACTGCTCGACCAAAAATTCAGGCTGTTCGACGGGGTGTTCGGAGCCAGCGACGAAGTCTTGGGCGCGATCGAGCGTGGCGTCGATATCGAGAAACGCATTCTTGAGATCGTTCAGGCCGCCCGCAATGAAGACGAGATCAACACCGCATTCGACCAGTTGCAAACCGACTTACAGGCGCAGATCAGCGAGCAAGTCCTTGACGCGCGCAAGCGCCTGCTGGAGAACGTTGACGAAAAGGTCATCCGGCAACTGAAATCCCGGGATGAAGAGATACGCAAGCATCTCTCCGACTTCGATCGAGACCTTCTTCGCATCGCCCGGGCTGAGTTGCCGGAGGCGGAATTCCATGCGGATGATGAGCGCCGCTTTGATTATCAAGGCCACACGTACACGACCGAATGGCCGCTCGCCGACGAACGGTGCTGGCAGTTCTTCCGCCTGACGGAGGGAACGCTGGCCCAAAAGGTGATTGCTGACGCCAAGGGCCGCCAGTTCGACGGCACGAACCACCTCCGATTTGATCTGTCGGCCTACCCAGGCCGGCTCGCGGACGTGGAACCATTACGAGGATCGAAAGGCTGGCTACGTGTGGCTAAGCTGCGCGTCAACACCGCCGCCCTCGTGCGCGATTATCTCGTTCTGTCGACCACGGCGGATGAGGGGGATGCACCACATCCGGAAACGATGGAGCGCCTCCTGTCGGTTCCCGCGCATGACGCCGGCCCGGCGACCGCCGCGCCGATGACCGATCTGGACACCATCGAAAACGCTCGCCGGGCTGATCTTCTCGCACTGGCCGAAGCGGAAAACGACGCATGGCTTGAAGAGGAAAGCGAAAAACTGGACGCCTATGCTGATGACCTGGAAAGGGCCTTTGAAGCAGAGGTCAAGGCCATCGATATCGAAATCAAAGCCGCCAAGAAGGCCCTTCGGGGCTCAAACCTGGCAATGAGCGAAAAACTCGCAGAAAAGCGCCGTATCAGCGCGCAGGAAGCAAAACGGGACAAGATGAAAGCAGCATTTTTTGATCGAAAGGCAGAGATCCGCGCCGAAGTGGAATCGATGCTCGATAGAATTCAGGAAAACCTGAAGCTCTCCCCTGAATTGACGCCGTTGTTCACGGTGCGGTGGGAGGTCGCATGA
- a CDS encoding site-specific DNA-methyltransferase — MKKQRLELTWIGKDNRQHLEPRILLEDPTKSYHANGRVAESDLFDNRLIFGDNLLALKALESEFAGKLKCVFIDPPYNTGSAFAHYDDGIEHSLWLSLMRDRLEAIFRLLSEDGSLWITIDDNEAHYLKVLCDEVFGRANFVSNLAWHKRISPANDAKYFSGDFDHILVYAKNKEIWRPNRLAKNDAQLANYRNPDNDPRGVWNSSAYTCAKSAEERPNLYYAIKQPHTGKDIWPSRTRVWAFNEESHLKNVAAGLVYWGKDGQGTMPRIKKFLTQTKPVVPRSIWGYEEAGHNQESKLEVEKLFPGNPFSTPKPEKLIKRVIEIATNPGDIVLDSFAGSGTTGAVAHKMGRRWIMVELGEHCQTHIIPRLTKVIDGDDDGGITESVDWKGGGGFRYFRLAPSLLEKDKWGNWVIQSDYNPAMLAEAVCKLMGFTYAPSEQFYWMHGYSSERDFIYVTTQSLTRDQLRAISEEVGDDRSLLVCCKAFNAKPDAFLNLTIKKIPLAVLRKCEWDRDDYSLTVQNLPEAKAEPIEAQSAPSPKRRAVKPQADLFAEKE, encoded by the coding sequence ATGAAAAAGCAGCGCCTCGAACTAACATGGATTGGCAAGGATAATCGGCAGCATCTCGAGCCGCGCATTCTTCTTGAAGATCCGACTAAGTCATATCACGCCAATGGTCGGGTCGCCGAGAGCGATTTATTCGATAATCGGTTGATTTTCGGTGACAATCTACTAGCCCTAAAGGCTCTCGAATCAGAGTTTGCGGGTAAATTAAAATGTGTATTCATCGATCCGCCTTACAACACGGGCAGTGCATTTGCACACTACGATGATGGCATCGAGCATTCTCTTTGGTTGTCACTCATGCGCGACCGGCTTGAAGCCATTTTTCGGCTACTGTCTGAGGATGGTTCGCTGTGGATCACAATCGACGATAACGAAGCACATTACCTGAAAGTATTGTGCGATGAGGTTTTTGGTAGGGCCAACTTCGTTTCCAATCTCGCCTGGCACAAAAGAATTTCGCCCGCGAACGATGCGAAATATTTTAGCGGCGATTTCGACCATATTTTGGTCTACGCGAAGAACAAAGAAATTTGGCGACCCAATCGCCTCGCCAAGAACGACGCACAGCTGGCAAATTACAGGAACCCGGATAACGATCCGCGTGGCGTATGGAACTCGTCCGCTTACACCTGCGCAAAATCGGCCGAAGAAAGACCCAACTTGTATTACGCAATTAAGCAGCCCCACACGGGTAAAGACATATGGCCAAGCCGTACTAGAGTCTGGGCTTTTAACGAAGAAAGCCATTTAAAAAACGTTGCTGCAGGTCTCGTTTATTGGGGTAAAGACGGACAGGGCACGATGCCGCGCATCAAGAAGTTCCTAACTCAAACCAAACCCGTAGTACCTCGGAGTATCTGGGGATACGAAGAAGCAGGTCATAATCAAGAGTCGAAACTTGAAGTGGAAAAATTATTTCCGGGGAACCCGTTTTCGACACCGAAGCCAGAAAAGCTTATCAAGCGAGTCATCGAAATTGCAACAAACCCTGGCGATATTGTCCTTGACTCATTCGCGGGGTCCGGTACGACGGGCGCTGTCGCGCACAAAATGGGTCGCCGCTGGATTATGGTTGAATTAGGAGAGCATTGTCAGACCCATATCATTCCCAGGCTAACGAAAGTAATCGATGGCGATGACGATGGTGGCATAACGGAATCCGTCGACTGGAAAGGGGGCGGCGGTTTCAGGTATTTTAGACTCGCTCCTTCGCTGCTCGAAAAAGACAAATGGGGCAACTGGGTCATCCAGTCCGACTACAACCCGGCCATGCTCGCAGAGGCAGTCTGCAAGCTCATGGGCTTTACCTATGCGCCGAGCGAGCAGTTCTACTGGATGCATGGCTATTCGTCCGAGCGGGACTTCATCTATGTGACCACACAGAGCCTGACGCGCGACCAATTGCGCGCCATCTCCGAAGAAGTCGGCGACGACCGTAGCCTGCTGGTCTGCTGCAAGGCATTCAATGCAAAGCCCGATGCATTCTTGAATTTGACCATCAAGAAAATCCCGCTCGCGGTTCTGCGCAAGTGTGAATGGGACAGGGATGATTACAGCCTGACCGTCCAGAATCTGCCGGAAGCAAAGGCAGAGCCGATCGAGGCACAATCTGCACCTTCGCCGAAGCGACGGGCCGTGAAACCCCAGGCAGACCTGTTTGCGGAAAAGGAATAA